A stretch of Caenibius tardaugens NBRC 16725 DNA encodes these proteins:
- a CDS encoding AbrB/MazE/SpoVT family DNA-binding domain-containing protein, with translation MNIPLKITKVGNSAGVILPKELLAHLGARVGETLSVVVTPRGIELSAADPDFDAQMAAAREVMTRRKRALHELAK, from the coding sequence ATGAACATACCGCTCAAAATCACCAAAGTGGGGAACAGCGCCGGGGTGATCCTGCCCAAGGAACTGCTGGCGCATCTTGGTGCGCGCGTAGGGGAAACGCTGAGTGTGGTCGTCACTCCGCGTGGTATCGAATTGTCCGCTGCCGATCCGGATTTCGATGCGCAGATGGCCGCTGCGCGGGAGGTTATGACCCGGCGCAAGCGTGCGCTCCACGAACTGGCGAAGTAA